From Acetonema longum DSM 6540, one genomic window encodes:
- a CDS encoding ATP-binding protein, with the protein MNFIDTLKSVDLVLATGEVPLIVGETGVGKTALAKQIAQENHWSFIVIDGNLLKEGEIGGLPTIESYTGVNRPGDRPEKKTTVYAVHHKLREIDEATAAGKTVLLLIDEINRCEHAVQQELMNLILNREINGYKLPETVKIIAAMNPSGKYGEEFDYQVVDMDAAQENRFVWLPMEPDPMQWVDWAMNAGLEPKVIEFISTFPEYLHKTNENDIKATPRSYERISHLYKVYQQKKDSVPRPVFFNVVRGNVGKLIAEELVHFLESDYRPLISYEDVFAGSSLAKSVSEKIKTESHTRLYLAAKNMLSRLETNIKAGDYDHSTSERLIEFLKLYPVDLMVGIMKDIKNSYSGVYEYALENEAFVEAYFAAYRSIR; encoded by the coding sequence ATGAATTTTATTGATACATTAAAAAGTGTTGATTTAGTACTGGCTACCGGAGAAGTGCCTTTGATCGTCGGAGAAACCGGCGTGGGAAAAACAGCCTTAGCCAAGCAAATCGCCCAGGAGAACCATTGGAGTTTCATTGTGATTGACGGCAATCTTCTGAAAGAAGGGGAAATCGGCGGTCTGCCCACGATAGAATCCTATACCGGCGTAAATCGGCCGGGAGACAGGCCGGAAAAGAAGACCACCGTATATGCCGTACATCATAAGCTGAGAGAAATTGATGAGGCAACAGCCGCCGGCAAAACTGTTCTTTTATTGATCGATGAGATTAATCGCTGTGAACACGCCGTGCAGCAGGAACTGATGAATTTGATATTAAACCGGGAAATCAACGGCTATAAACTGCCTGAAACCGTAAAAATCATTGCCGCCATGAACCCCTCCGGCAAATACGGCGAGGAATTTGATTATCAGGTGGTCGACATGGACGCCGCTCAGGAAAACCGTTTTGTCTGGCTGCCCATGGAACCTGATCCGATGCAGTGGGTAGACTGGGCCATGAATGCCGGCCTTGAGCCCAAGGTGATCGAGTTTATCTCCACTTTTCCGGAATACCTGCATAAAACCAATGAAAATGATATCAAAGCAACGCCAAGAAGCTACGAAAGGATTTCTCACCTTTATAAGGTCTATCAGCAGAAAAAGGATAGCGTACCCCGGCCGGTATTTTTCAATGTCGTCAGGGGCAATGTGGGAAAACTCATCGCTGAAGAACTGGTTCACTTTCTGGAATCCGATTATCGGCCGCTTATTTCGTATGAAGATGTGTTTGCGGGAAGTTCTCTGGCTAAATCGGTGAGTGAAAAAATTAAAACGGAAAGTCATACCCGGCTCTACCTGGCGGCCAAGAATATGCTAAGCCGGTTAGAGACGAATATAAAAGCCGGGGATTATGATCATAGTACGTCGGAGCGACTCATTGAGTTTTTAAAACTATATCCGGTCGATTTAATGGTCGGAATCATGAAAGATATCAAAAACAGTTATAGCGGCGTATACGAATACGCCCTGGAAAATGAAGCTTTTGTCGAAGCCTATTTTGCGGCGTATCGTTCAATCAGGTGA
- a CDS encoding VWA-like domain-containing protein, with product METFDTQAQKLYIRSYELVQDFLRAARQNKSQGPSQVHIPADFAAEFFRLVDKVNLGLMEDKDNFYGYFLFQMSKEIRFDISSPTGVNFKAAKYVIYFNPVIFLTLTLKQMETTIKHEILHVVSLHLIRAKELRGSCSALAMNIAMDITINTYLDYLPPYATTLEWVNLNYGLKLLPFETFEYYAAKVQTALDLLEEAGEATEDPGKNQPAETAYDPEKTHDIWQRSDPVDEQTLRGFTEKVIDASQKGSIPAYLESLISSLKSSKADLSWNLYLQRLMGSVTSNPKKTVTRRNRRQPDRLDLRGELKSYKAKIAVALDISGSISDEEFNQAVKEVLSIVKNYNHEILMIECDSEIRRVYTLKSVKDIKSRSKIRGSTRFTPVFEFANTKKLNLLVYFTDGKGEDELRVKPKGYKTLWVISGKGDRLSLKEAYGVVKKLDPIEIKTNEWDMIQVEKGGYSMNHQEKIGM from the coding sequence ATGGAAACGTTTGATACACAAGCGCAAAAACTTTATATAAGATCCTATGAACTGGTTCAGGATTTTTTGAGGGCAGCCAGGCAGAACAAGTCTCAGGGGCCTTCTCAGGTTCACATTCCGGCAGATTTTGCAGCCGAGTTTTTCCGCCTTGTCGACAAAGTAAATCTGGGTCTGATGGAAGATAAGGACAACTTCTACGGGTATTTTCTGTTTCAAATGTCCAAGGAAATCCGTTTTGATATCAGCAGCCCCACCGGGGTAAATTTTAAAGCTGCGAAATATGTGATCTATTTTAATCCTGTCATTTTTCTGACTCTTACTCTCAAACAAATGGAAACAACCATTAAGCATGAAATCCTCCATGTCGTATCCCTGCATTTAATCCGGGCCAAAGAACTGCGGGGCAGTTGCAGCGCCTTAGCGATGAATATCGCCATGGATATCACCATCAATACCTACTTGGATTACCTGCCGCCCTATGCTACTACTTTAGAATGGGTCAATTTAAATTACGGATTAAAGCTGCTGCCGTTCGAGACCTTTGAATACTATGCGGCAAAGGTCCAAACCGCTCTGGACCTGCTGGAGGAAGCGGGAGAGGCAACTGAAGACCCCGGCAAAAATCAACCGGCCGAAACCGCCTATGATCCTGAAAAAACCCATGATATTTGGCAAAGGTCCGACCCGGTGGATGAACAAACCCTCCGGGGATTTACCGAAAAAGTGATTGATGCTTCACAAAAAGGCAGTATTCCAGCCTATTTGGAAAGCCTGATATCTTCTTTAAAAAGCAGCAAGGCTGACTTGTCCTGGAATTTGTATCTTCAGAGGTTAATGGGATCGGTGACCAGCAATCCCAAGAAAACGGTTACCCGAAGAAATCGCCGGCAGCCTGACCGCTTGGATTTGCGCGGTGAACTGAAGAGCTATAAAGCCAAAATCGCCGTTGCGCTTGACATCAGCGGCAGCATTAGTGACGAGGAATTTAACCAGGCAGTAAAAGAAGTCCTCAGCATTGTAAAAAACTACAATCACGAAATTTTGATGATAGAATGCGACAGCGAAATCAGACGTGTATATACACTTAAATCCGTCAAGGATATAAAATCCAGAAGCAAAATACGGGGCAGCACCCGGTTTACCCCGGTTTTTGAATTTGCCAACACCAAGAAGCTCAATTTACTAGTGTATTTCACCGACGGCAAAGGAGAAGATGAGCTTCGCGTCAAACCGAAGGGATATAAAACTCTATGGGTTATTTCCGGCAAAGGTGACCGGCTTTCATTAAAAGAAGCCTATGGCGTGGTTAAAAAACTCGATCCGATTGAAATAAAAACGAATGAATGGGATATGATTCAGGTGGAAAAAGGCGGCTATTCAATGAATCATCAGGAGAAAATAGGTATGTAA
- a CDS encoding ACT domain-containing protein, translating into METEAIIIMDGTPPVLSCQSEITQIAILANHPFSNQEIQAVFQTVADHQIALQRINLQKNQIVFSIPSAMTGAILSLLPKLEYHITTISRCATINISGGQVDDVPKITANILKMLHSMSIPLLQLNTSQTFISILIEQCHLTKAKGAIEAHCTFSEDHG; encoded by the coding sequence ATGGAGACTGAAGCCATTATCATTATGGACGGAACTCCCCCTGTCCTATCCTGTCAATCCGAAATCACCCAGATAGCAATTCTGGCCAATCATCCGTTCAGCAATCAGGAAATTCAAGCTGTTTTCCAAACGGTGGCTGATCATCAGATCGCTTTACAGCGAATTAACTTGCAAAAGAACCAAATAGTATTTTCTATACCATCTGCAATGACTGGCGCTATTCTGTCTTTACTCCCTAAATTGGAATATCACATAACAACCATCAGTCGTTGCGCGACAATCAATATCTCCGGCGGACAAGTGGACGATGTGCCAAAAATCACAGCAAACATTTTAAAAATGCTGCATTCCATGAGTATCCCGCTTCTCCAATTGAACACTTCCCAAACCTTTATATCGATTTTGATTGAACAATGTCATCTGACAAAGGCAAAAGGCGCTATCGAGGCGCATTGTACCTTTTCGGAAGATCATGGTTGA
- the nikB gene encoding nickel ABC transporter permease, giving the protein MLKRQLLKRLLQIGIVLLGISFLSFLLIYLAPGDPVRAMFAVTGNIPPEEILEDMREQMGLNRPFLVQYVNWLMNCLHGDFGTSYSQGKPVSQMLAVRVLPTLQLAFLSLVMMMVMAIPAGVLSALHQNRFLDYFIRGVTFFGISLPNFWAGLLLIYFVALKLGLLPVVSTGMGLQKMILPAFTLAFAMAGKYARQVRAAILEEMSQDYVYGALARGLSEAVVLWRHIIPNAMLPLLTLLGLSLGSLLGGTAVVEVIFSYPALGSLAINAITSMDYPLIQGYVLWIALIYMIVNLAVDVSYGFLDPRLKKGV; this is encoded by the coding sequence ATGCTTAAGCGACAACTGCTGAAGCGGCTTCTTCAAATCGGCATCGTGCTTCTGGGTATTAGCTTCTTAAGTTTTCTGCTCATTTATCTGGCGCCTGGCGATCCGGTGCGGGCCATGTTTGCCGTCACCGGCAATATTCCTCCAGAAGAAATATTGGAAGATATGCGTGAACAAATGGGGCTGAACCGTCCGTTTCTGGTGCAGTATGTAAATTGGCTGATGAACTGCCTGCACGGAGACTTTGGCACTTCTTATTCCCAGGGCAAGCCGGTGTCTCAAATGCTGGCGGTGCGGGTTCTTCCCACATTGCAGCTGGCGTTTTTATCCCTGGTGATGATGATGGTGATGGCGATACCGGCAGGCGTACTATCGGCCTTACATCAAAACCGATTTTTGGACTACTTTATACGGGGAGTTACCTTCTTTGGCATCTCTTTGCCGAACTTCTGGGCAGGACTGCTGCTCATCTATTTTGTGGCGCTTAAGCTGGGATTGCTGCCGGTCGTTTCCACCGGCATGGGACTTCAAAAGATGATTCTGCCGGCCTTTACCCTGGCCTTTGCCATGGCAGGAAAATATGCGCGTCAGGTTCGCGCGGCCATTTTAGAGGAAATGAGCCAGGACTATGTCTATGGAGCCTTGGCAAGAGGACTATCGGAAGCGGTTGTACTGTGGCGGCACATCATCCCCAATGCAATGCTGCCGCTCTTAACGCTGCTGGGTCTGTCCTTAGGTTCGCTGCTCGGCGGCACAGCGGTTGTCGAAGTCATTTTTTCCTACCCGGCGCTGGGCAGCCTGGCCATTAATGCCATTACGTCAATGGACTACCCATTGATTCAAGGATATGTCTTGTGGATTGCCCTGATTTATATGATCGTTAATCTGGCAGTGGATGTTTCTTACGGTTTTCTGGACCCACGCCTCAAGAAGGGAGTATAA
- the nikC gene encoding nickel transporter permease, giving the protein MARSRYQFYIFLAFVLCIVAVAVFAPQIATHDPGQAVLTAANKPPSSDHWFGTDRMGRDLFSRVIYGTRTSLASTLVLVLSIFTVGGGLGVLSGYIGGKTDTVIMRASDMMVSFPGMALAIAMAGIMGPSITNAVIAITIVSWTKYARLARSLVLKTKHQDYILAAIMSGSRTRYILWRYMLPSVLPTLAIAAATDMGGMMLELAAFSFLGLGAQSTSIEWGYMLNEGRAYLEAAPWLMIFPGLAIFITVVAFNLLGDSLRDILDPKEQTNIFQKKRRVTT; this is encoded by the coding sequence ATGGCGCGGAGCAGATATCAATTTTACATATTTCTAGCCTTTGTGTTATGCATCGTGGCAGTGGCGGTGTTTGCGCCGCAGATTGCCACCCATGATCCGGGACAGGCTGTGTTGACGGCAGCCAACAAACCGCCAAGCAGCGATCACTGGTTTGGAACCGATCGTATGGGGCGGGATTTGTTCTCGCGGGTTATTTATGGTACTCGCACCTCGCTGGCTTCCACTTTGGTCTTAGTGCTAAGCATCTTTACCGTAGGCGGCGGACTCGGGGTTTTGTCCGGGTACATAGGCGGCAAGACCGATACTGTAATCATGCGTGCTTCCGATATGATGGTATCCTTCCCGGGTATGGCGCTTGCCATCGCAATGGCCGGCATCATGGGGCCGAGCATCACCAATGCCGTAATCGCCATCACTATCGTTAGCTGGACCAAGTACGCAAGATTGGCCCGCAGCCTGGTACTAAAAACCAAACATCAGGATTATATTTTAGCTGCCATTATGTCCGGTTCCCGCACGCGGTATATCCTTTGGCGATATATGCTGCCTTCGGTTTTGCCCACCTTAGCCATTGCGGCCGCCACCGATATGGGGGGAATGATGCTGGAGCTTGCCGCCTTCTCGTTCCTGGGTCTGGGCGCACAGTCCACCTCTATTGAGTGGGGATATATGCTCAATGAAGGGCGGGCCTACCTGGAAGCGGCGCCCTGGCTGATGATTTTTCCCGGGCTTGCCATTTTCATTACCGTGGTGGCGTTCAACCTCTTAGGGGACAGCTTGCGGGATATTCTTGACCCGAAGGAGCAAACCAATATTTTCCAGAAAAAAAGGAGAGTAACAACATGA
- a CDS encoding ABC transporter substrate-binding protein encodes MNKQIKIAALLLVVCILAVTLTGCGGSSQQVSAENHLKFGCYNYSDSFDPANNENSSWVAMRFAVTESLFRFSSKVVAEPNLCDSYKASDDYTVWTLHIRKGVKFSNGNDVTATAVKESIERLYKNTDAAQGGKGNSKPKGYLIYNSITADDAAGTVTIVCSKPTSNIPGILSHPYFAIIDASVADREIIGTGPYKVDNFKAGVSVEMSRNPHYWNGAAPYEKVTVMFIDDSSTKAMALKSGDVDLVENITTASDLKALSGDNAYYVSTAAGVRTANAYMNFRGVLKNDALRQAIMMALDKQTMCDITTAGMYKPGISVLPSSLAYNYDQLTNPFPFNKQAAIALLDKAGIVDTDGDGWRELDGKMINLDHVAFTSRNLNDFAEAVALQLAEIGIKVTVNIRAYDTALALLKAGEFDLWTCNTLTMGVGDPQAFLGNWYSGNSGGFGYYSNPKYDAIFEQLMVEMDKDRRVELITQLQQILIDDAATIAYGYYNSRMFSRASKVSGADIATIDYYWLTTDIKPAR; translated from the coding sequence ATGAACAAGCAAATCAAAATTGCAGCATTGCTGCTGGTTGTCTGCATCCTGGCTGTCACATTAACGGGCTGCGGCGGCAGTTCACAGCAGGTATCCGCCGAAAATCATCTGAAGTTTGGCTGCTACAATTATTCAGATTCCTTCGATCCGGCAAATAATGAGAATTCCAGTTGGGTCGCGATGCGGTTTGCCGTCACTGAGAGTCTTTTCCGCTTTTCCTCCAAGGTGGTAGCCGAGCCCAATCTGTGCGACAGTTATAAGGCTTCGGACGATTACACCGTCTGGACATTGCATATCCGCAAGGGCGTTAAGTTCTCCAACGGCAACGATGTTACCGCTACCGCCGTCAAGGAGTCTATTGAACGTCTGTACAAAAATACCGATGCCGCCCAGGGCGGCAAAGGCAACTCCAAGCCGAAGGGTTACTTGATTTACAATTCCATTACGGCAGATGACGCAGCCGGAACGGTAACCATCGTGTGCAGTAAGCCTACCTCTAATATTCCCGGCATTCTGTCTCACCCCTATTTCGCCATTATTGATGCGTCTGTGGCCGACCGGGAAATTATCGGGACAGGGCCATATAAGGTGGACAATTTTAAAGCCGGCGTCAGCGTGGAGATGTCCCGCAACCCTCATTACTGGAATGGAGCTGCTCCTTATGAAAAGGTTACGGTTATGTTTATTGACGATAGTTCCACCAAAGCCATGGCCCTGAAGAGCGGCGATGTGGATCTGGTCGAGAACATTACCACCGCCAGCGATTTGAAGGCGCTTTCCGGTGACAATGCCTACTATGTCTCCACTGCGGCAGGCGTGCGTACCGCCAACGCCTATATGAATTTCCGCGGGGTGCTGAAAAATGATGCCTTGCGTCAGGCCATTATGATGGCATTGGATAAACAAACTATGTGCGATATCACGACGGCAGGCATGTACAAACCGGGTATCTCGGTATTGCCTTCCTCCCTGGCATATAATTATGACCAGCTGACCAACCCGTTCCCCTTCAACAAACAGGCGGCTATCGCCCTATTGGACAAGGCCGGCATTGTGGACACAGACGGTGACGGCTGGCGGGAACTTGACGGAAAAATGATCAATCTGGATCATGTTGCCTTTACCAGCCGCAATCTGAACGATTTCGCCGAGGCTGTCGCCCTCCAGCTGGCCGAAATCGGCATTAAGGTAACGGTCAATATCCGGGCTTATGACACTGCCCTGGCCCTGTTAAAGGCAGGAGAGTTCGACCTGTGGACATGCAATACGCTTACCATGGGTGTAGGTGACCCCCAAGCCTTCTTAGGTAACTGGTACTCCGGCAATTCCGGCGGTTTCGGTTATTATTCCAATCCCAAGTATGACGCTATCTTTGAGCAGTTGATGGTAGAGATGGACAAAGATCGCCGGGTGGAGCTCATTACCCAGCTGCAGCAGATTCTGATTGACGATGCCGCTACAATCGCCTACGGCTACTATAACAGCCGGATGTTCAGCCGGGCCAGCAAGGTTTCAGGGGCAGATATTGCCACTATCGACTATTATTGGCTGACCACCGACATCAAGCCTGCAAGGTGA
- a CDS encoding ABC transporter ATP-binding protein, with protein sequence MSEFILEGKGLTQRYKTDTGCILTACRAVDVRLRKGETLGIVGESGCGKSTLLRILAQLERPAEGQLFFNGTEITFLKGESLRRHRCHIQMVFQDPAASFFPRMKAGEAITEPLRNFRRLSRQETRDKQDELLELVGLPKEYANRYPHSMSGGQRQRLGIARALALDPDILICDEATSALDVSVQRQIIELLADIQRQRGLSIIFVCHDLALVQLMAHRVMIMYLGGVVESLPGDQVWDQACHPYSKALLSSVFATDMDFGKPVNTLEGDVPSPLDLPQGCSFHTRCPSCAEICRHEQPALRRIAAEHQAACHLLLS encoded by the coding sequence ATGTCTGAATTTATTTTGGAGGGGAAAGGACTGACCCAGCGCTACAAAACCGATACCGGTTGCATTCTCACCGCTTGCCGCGCTGTGGATGTCAGGCTGCGCAAGGGAGAAACACTGGGGATCGTGGGCGAAAGCGGCTGCGGCAAAAGTACACTGCTGCGGATTTTGGCACAATTGGAGCGCCCTGCGGAAGGCCAGTTGTTTTTCAATGGCACAGAGATCACTTTTCTCAAAGGTGAATCATTGCGCCGCCATCGCTGCCATATCCAAATGGTATTTCAGGATCCGGCCGCCAGTTTTTTTCCGCGCATGAAGGCCGGCGAAGCCATTACCGAACCCCTCCGCAATTTTCGCAGGCTTTCCCGGCAAGAAACGAGGGACAAGCAGGACGAGTTGTTGGAATTGGTGGGCTTGCCCAAAGAGTACGCGAATCGATATCCTCATTCTATGAGCGGGGGCCAGCGTCAGCGGCTGGGTATAGCCAGGGCGCTAGCCCTTGACCCGGATATTTTGATTTGTGACGAGGCCACTTCCGCCTTGGATGTGTCGGTGCAGCGGCAGATTATTGAGCTGCTGGCGGACATTCAACGTCAGCGCGGACTGTCGATCATTTTTGTTTGTCATGATCTGGCCCTCGTCCAGCTGATGGCGCATCGGGTAATGATTATGTACCTGGGAGGTGTTGTGGAATCGCTGCCCGGGGATCAGGTGTGGGATCAGGCCTGCCATCCATATTCCAAGGCGCTCTTGAGTTCTGTTTTCGCAACAGATATGGATTTTGGCAAACCGGTCAACACGCTGGAAGGAGATGTACCCAGTCCCCTTGACCTGCCGCAGGGCTGCTCTTTTCATACCCGCTGTCCCAGCTGCGCGGAGATTTGCCGGCATGAGCAGCCGGCGCTGCGAAGGATTGCCGCGGAGCATCAGGCGGCGTGTCATCTATTGTTGAGTTAA
- a CDS encoding M14 family metallopeptidase — protein sequence MNIWTICGQTVASGGKKQIMLAADMAGCEMPAVMIKGVKPGKTILITAAVHGDEYPGIAAAIRAAKEIDPAAVTGQILIIPCVNTGGFWTGSRDVPSDGANLNANYPGKPNGTAGERIADFFVKDIFPQTDFIIDLHSGSAMEPLTPCLFFPDTAGDAVRQAAKAAAYVTDIPYLIASTATTGHYSYAANSLKIPGLLLERGHSGLCKDSWVEAYYRDIRLLLRHLAVYPFDDNHTVCPKKVFHKTIYLSALHTGLWFPAITANTDVKEGDLLGRMEDFFGNTITEYRAQADGTVFYYTGSLAVKQGQALVAYGLERYAESNI from the coding sequence ATGAATATCTGGACAATATGCGGGCAGACTGTCGCATCCGGTGGAAAAAAACAGATTATGCTGGCGGCGGATATGGCCGGCTGCGAAATGCCGGCGGTGATGATCAAAGGGGTAAAGCCCGGAAAAACTATTTTAATTACGGCGGCGGTTCATGGCGATGAATATCCGGGTATCGCTGCGGCAATCAGAGCAGCAAAGGAAATTGACCCGGCGGCTGTAACCGGGCAAATCTTGATCATCCCTTGTGTTAACACCGGCGGATTTTGGACAGGCAGCCGGGATGTGCCGTCAGATGGCGCCAATCTCAACGCCAACTACCCTGGTAAGCCTAATGGCACGGCAGGCGAGCGAATCGCCGATTTTTTTGTGAAAGACATATTTCCTCAAACAGACTTTATCATTGACTTGCATAGCGGGAGCGCCATGGAGCCGCTGACGCCATGCCTGTTTTTCCCGGATACCGCAGGCGATGCGGTGCGGCAGGCAGCCAAAGCCGCTGCTTACGTCACCGATATTCCGTATTTGATCGCCTCAACGGCAACAACTGGCCACTACAGCTATGCCGCTAACTCCTTGAAAATCCCGGGGCTGTTGTTGGAACGCGGCCACAGCGGCCTGTGCAAAGATAGTTGGGTTGAGGCATATTACCGGGATATCCGGCTTTTGCTCAGGCATCTGGCTGTATATCCTTTCGATGACAATCATACTGTATGCCCCAAAAAGGTGTTTCATAAAACGATCTATTTGTCTGCCTTGCACACAGGCCTCTGGTTCCCTGCCATTACTGCCAATACAGATGTCAAAGAGGGTGATTTGCTCGGACGGATGGAGGATTTTTTCGGGAACACCATAACTGAGTACCGGGCTCAAGCTGACGGAACGGTGTTTTATTATACAGGCAGCTTGGCGGTAAAGCAGGGCCAAGCGTTGGTAGCTTACGGCCTGGAGCGGTATGCCGAATCAAACATCTGA
- a CDS encoding MATE family efflux transporter, with product MPNQTSDDARQAGLTQGSIIKPLVLFALPLLGSSLIQQLYNTVDIIFIGQLLGKEAAAAVGASSLLVASMVAFFTGASIGSNVLAARFFGSKQHGELQAVVSMAFMVSIAGGLALTLTGYGLAPLFLRWLNVPDAIYGLALEYLRIYIASLTSMAGYNIGAGVLRGLGDSRSPMIYQLIGGIVNIAANGLFIGWFHWGVQGSALATLFSQSLAAVLVFRRLAFLDQPYCLTIRAIRLKVHTLRSIMRIGVPAGIQAMLVTLSNLIVQNHINLLGIDSIAAFTAYFKVELFIYLPIVAIGQANITFTSQNIGACKPNRAIRGTRASIALGLGVAAVSSITALVFCQQAFRLFTKDTAVIGIGTQIAMNVFPWYFMYVFLEILAAFIRGSGKNLEPTLIILVNMCLIRPIYVMIISHMAPGAVAIAWVYPITWLTTSVCMGLYYLKLRKKW from the coding sequence ATGCCGAATCAAACATCTGACGATGCAAGGCAGGCAGGCCTGACACAAGGCAGCATCATAAAACCGCTGGTTCTGTTTGCTTTGCCGCTTTTGGGCAGCAGCCTGATTCAGCAGCTGTATAATACGGTCGACATTATTTTCATCGGGCAGCTGCTGGGAAAAGAAGCTGCCGCGGCAGTGGGAGCAAGCAGTTTGCTGGTGGCGTCCATGGTGGCCTTCTTCACCGGTGCCAGCATTGGTTCTAATGTTTTGGCAGCCCGGTTCTTTGGCTCCAAACAGCATGGGGAGCTCCAAGCCGTTGTATCCATGGCCTTTATGGTAAGCATCGCCGGCGGACTGGCTTTGACACTGACCGGTTATGGGCTTGCGCCTCTGTTCTTGCGATGGCTCAATGTCCCTGACGCCATCTATGGCCTTGCCTTAGAATACCTGCGAATTTATATTGCAAGTCTGACAAGCATGGCCGGATACAATATCGGCGCAGGTGTGCTCAGAGGGCTTGGCGATTCCCGCTCGCCGATGATCTATCAGTTGATTGGCGGCATAGTTAATATTGCGGCCAACGGGCTGTTTATCGGTTGGTTCCATTGGGGTGTACAGGGATCGGCATTGGCTACTCTGTTCTCTCAAAGTCTCGCGGCTGTTTTAGTGTTTCGGCGGCTGGCATTTTTGGATCAGCCGTATTGCCTTACCATACGGGCAATACGGCTTAAAGTCCATACCCTGCGCAGCATTATGCGAATCGGCGTGCCTGCCGGCATACAGGCCATGCTGGTAACCTTATCGAACTTGATTGTGCAAAATCACATCAACCTGCTGGGAATCGATAGCATCGCGGCATTTACGGCATATTTCAAAGTAGAACTGTTTATTTACCTGCCGATTGTCGCTATCGGTCAGGCTAACATTACGTTTACCAGCCAGAATATCGGGGCATGCAAGCCGAACCGGGCGATCCGGGGAACCAGGGCAAGCATTGCTTTGGGGCTGGGGGTTGCCGCTGTATCCAGCATAACAGCCCTGGTCTTTTGCCAGCAGGCTTTTCGCCTGTTTACAAAGGATACGGCAGTCATTGGCATTGGGACACAGATTGCCATGAATGTTTTTCCCTGGTATTTTATGTATGTGTTTTTAGAGATTTTGGCTGCGTTTATTCGGGGAAGCGGCAAAAATTTGGAACCAACCTTAATTATTCTGGTGAATATGTGTCTGATTCGCCCCATTTATGTAATGATTATATCCCATATGGCGCCCGGCGCTGTGGCGATTGCCTGGGTTTATCCCATTACCTGGCTTACGACAAGTGTCTGTATGGGATTGTACTATCTGAAGCTTCGCAAAAAATGGTAA